In Candidatus Margulisiibacteriota bacterium, the following proteins share a genomic window:
- the glyQ gene encoding glycine--tRNA ligase subunit alpha — protein MNFQDVILKLQSFWANQGCIIQQPYDMEKGAGTMNPATFLRVLGPEPFNVAYVEPSRRPTDGRYGENPNRLQHYFQFQVILKPSPLDVQELYRQSLEEIGIKCKEHDLRFVEDNWESPTLGAAGVGWEVWLDGMEITQFTYFQQAGGIELKPVSVEITYGLERLVMYIQKVESVYDIEWVKGIKYGDVYLQNEKEQSRYNFEVADIKMLSELFNLFEKESLNCLDKELVLPAYDYCLKCSHTFNLLDARGAISVSERTQYIGRIRNLAKKCAAGYLAQREAMGFPLCKK, from the coding sequence ATGAACTTTCAGGACGTAATTCTTAAACTGCAATCCTTCTGGGCAAATCAGGGGTGTATTATTCAGCAGCCTTACGACATGGAAAAAGGCGCGGGTACTATGAACCCGGCAACCTTTTTGCGCGTATTGGGCCCGGAACCCTTTAATGTGGCCTATGTAGAACCCTCACGCCGCCCTACTGACGGACGCTATGGCGAAAACCCCAATCGCTTGCAGCATTATTTTCAGTTTCAGGTTATTCTGAAACCTTCACCGCTGGATGTACAGGAGCTTTACAGGCAAAGCCTGGAAGAAATCGGCATTAAATGCAAAGAACATGACCTGCGTTTTGTGGAAGACAATTGGGAATCACCTACGTTAGGAGCTGCCGGAGTGGGCTGGGAAGTGTGGCTGGACGGTATGGAAATCACCCAGTTCACCTATTTCCAGCAGGCAGGAGGGATAGAACTGAAGCCTGTTTCCGTGGAAATTACTTATGGGCTGGAACGTCTGGTAATGTATATCCAGAAAGTGGAATCGGTTTATGACATTGAATGGGTAAAAGGTATCAAGTACGGCGATGTGTACCTGCAAAACGAAAAAGAACAAAGCAGATACAACTTTGAAGTCGCGGATATCAAAATGCTTTCCGAACTCTTCAACCTTTTTGAGAAAGAATCTCTAAACTGCCTTGATAAAGAGTTGGTCCTGCCCGCTTATGACTACTGTTTGAAATGCTCGCATACCTTTAACCTGCTGGACGCGCGTGGTGCCATAAGCGTATCCGAGCGTACCCAGTATATAGGGCGCATCCGCAACCTGGCCAAAAAATGCGCTGCCGGGTATCTGGCGCAACGAGAGGCTATGGGCTTTCCTCTCTGTAAAAAATAA